One genomic window of Hymenobacter sp. J193 includes the following:
- a CDS encoding DUF808 domain-containing protein, which yields MASGFFALLDDISALVKVSAASLDDVPTQIAKTTGKVSGIVIDDTAVTPKYVVGLDPSRELSIIYRIAKKSLINKLFILSPAALVLGYFAPWAITPILMLGGAYLCFEGYEKVHSMFSKHPEVPAESEQLKTITPEELEQERVAGAVRTDIILSAEIMAIAYSQVTGQPLVNQIAVMLAVAVFITVAVYGFVGLIVKADDFGVHLAQDKFHPATQKLGRGIVKFMPHFLSILSYVGTAAMLWVGAEIIAHGIPFTAHLLHELEESLAHIPAVAWLAKALSCAIGGLLIGFVVEKLVLLAKKLVGKGKKEQAA from the coding sequence ATGGCTTCAGGGTTTTTCGCGCTCTTGGATGATATTTCCGCCTTGGTAAAAGTAAGCGCCGCTAGTCTGGACGATGTACCCACCCAGATTGCCAAGACTACCGGCAAAGTGTCCGGCATTGTCATCGACGATACTGCCGTGACCCCCAAGTACGTGGTAGGCCTCGACCCCTCCCGGGAGCTGTCCATTATCTATCGGATAGCAAAAAAGTCCCTGATCAATAAGCTGTTTATTCTGAGTCCCGCCGCCCTGGTGCTTGGGTATTTTGCCCCCTGGGCCATTACGCCCATCCTTATGCTGGGCGGCGCCTACCTGTGCTTTGAAGGGTATGAGAAGGTGCATTCCATGTTCAGCAAGCACCCCGAGGTGCCGGCCGAAAGCGAGCAGCTAAAAACCATTACCCCCGAGGAGTTGGAGCAGGAGCGGGTGGCCGGGGCCGTGCGCACCGACATCATCCTGTCGGCCGAAATCATGGCCATTGCCTACAGCCAGGTTACGGGCCAGCCCCTGGTCAACCAGATTGCCGTGATGCTGGCCGTGGCCGTGTTCATCACTGTGGCCGTCTACGGCTTTGTGGGCCTCATTGTGAAGGCCGACGACTTCGGCGTCCACCTGGCCCAGGACAAATTCCACCCCGCCACCCAAAAGCTGGGGCGCGGCATCGTCAAGTTCATGCCCCACTTCCTGAGCATCCTCAGCTACGTGGGCACCGCCGCCATGCTCTGGGTGGGCGCCGAAATCATAGCCCACGGTATTCCGTTCACCGCGCACTTACTGCACGAGCTGGAAGAGTCGTTGGCGCACATTCCGGCGGTGGCCTGGCTGGCCAAAGCCCTGAGCTGTGCCATAGGCGGCTTGCTGATTGGCTTCGTGGTGGAAAAGCTGGTGCTGCTGGCCAAGAAGCTGGTTGGCAAAGGCAAAAAGGAGCAGGCTGCCTAA
- a CDS encoding manganese catalase family protein — protein MILRLDELALDLPKPKNPSANDAAAIQELLGGKFGEMSTLMNYTFQSFNFRGRDRLRPFYALTSAIAAEEYSHIEAVSYAINLLLTGVTERGKDPKPGPLSDAVDARNTYHFLASGQAALPFDSMGNPWTGQYVNSSGNLRLDLLHNFFLECGARANKIKAYEMVTDPCARTMVGYLLVRGGLHVYAYAKALEVITGVDVKKIMPVPPLSNDKFPEARKFMEHGLHRQLYTFSPNAYAEAGLIWNGKHPEDGSPLEVVQGAIQGVPYPVLEEEPQLSSPGEDDFDPEMFKDIAKKLGLSDEWKQRHG, from the coding sequence ATGATTCTTCGTCTCGATGAGTTGGCGCTTGATTTGCCAAAACCCAAAAATCCTTCGGCCAACGACGCCGCTGCTATCCAGGAGCTGCTGGGCGGTAAGTTCGGGGAGATGAGCACGCTGATGAACTACACGTTCCAGTCGTTCAACTTCCGGGGGCGCGACCGGCTCCGGCCCTTCTACGCCCTCACGTCGGCCATTGCCGCCGAGGAATATTCCCACATCGAGGCGGTCAGCTATGCCATCAACTTACTGCTCACCGGCGTGACGGAGCGCGGCAAAGACCCCAAGCCAGGCCCACTGTCTGATGCCGTGGATGCCCGCAACACCTACCACTTCCTGGCCAGCGGGCAGGCGGCCCTGCCCTTCGACTCCATGGGCAACCCCTGGACCGGCCAGTACGTGAACAGCTCCGGCAACCTGCGCCTCGACTTGCTGCATAACTTCTTCCTGGAATGTGGTGCCCGGGCCAACAAAATCAAAGCCTACGAAATGGTAACCGACCCCTGCGCCCGCACCATGGTAGGCTACCTGCTGGTGCGCGGCGGCCTGCACGTGTATGCTTACGCCAAGGCCCTGGAGGTTATTACCGGCGTCGATGTAAAGAAAATCATGCCCGTGCCGCCGCTGTCCAACGACAAGTTCCCCGAGGCCCGCAAGTTCATGGAGCACGGCCTGCACCGTCAGCTCTACACTTTCTCGCCCAACGCCTACGCCGAAGCCGGCCTGATCTGGAACGGCAAGCACCCCGAAGACGGCTCCCCGCTGGAAGTGGTGCAGGGCGCTATTCAGGGCGTTCCTTACCCCGTGCTGGAAGAAGAGCCCCAGCTGTCCTCGCCCGGCGAAGACGACTTCGACCCCGAAATGTTCAAGGACATTGCCAAGAAGCTCGGCCTCTCCGATGAGTGGAAGCAGCGCCATGGCTAA
- a CDS encoding DUF72 domain-containing protein — protein MLPAWFIGCSGYHYRHWKGAFYPDKLPQRRWFEFYSQHFNTLELNVTFYRFPQLSFAEGWYAASPPEFRFAVKAPRLITHYKQFRDTAGLLADFYGTLQEGLREKLGPVLFQLPPKAAYTEERLGRILDSLDPAFRNVLEFRHPSCWTGEVYRALAARGVSFCGQSHPLLPDELVRTTPVGYYRLHGVPDLYRSPYREEFLRRLVQEVQEPGEPLREMYCYFNNDIDASAIGNARQLRALVGQ, from the coding sequence ATGCTGCCTGCCTGGTTTATCGGCTGCTCCGGCTACCACTACCGCCACTGGAAGGGCGCGTTCTACCCCGATAAGCTGCCCCAGCGGCGGTGGTTTGAGTTCTACAGCCAGCACTTCAACACCCTGGAGCTGAACGTGACCTTCTACCGGTTTCCGCAGCTCTCGTTTGCGGAGGGCTGGTACGCGGCCAGCCCGCCGGAGTTCCGGTTTGCGGTGAAGGCGCCGCGGCTGATTACGCACTACAAGCAGTTTCGCGACACGGCCGGGCTGCTGGCCGATTTCTACGGTACCCTGCAGGAAGGGCTGCGGGAGAAGCTGGGGCCGGTGCTGTTTCAGCTCCCGCCCAAGGCGGCCTACACCGAGGAGCGGCTGGGCCGCATTCTCGACAGTCTGGACCCGGCCTTTCGCAACGTGCTGGAGTTTCGGCACCCGAGCTGCTGGACGGGCGAAGTGTACCGGGCGCTGGCGGCCCGGGGCGTGAGCTTCTGCGGACAAAGCCACCCCTTGCTGCCCGATGAGCTGGTGCGCACTACGCCGGTGGGCTACTACCGCCTGCATGGGGTACCCGACCTGTACCGCTCGCCCTACCGCGAGGAGTTTCTGCGCCGGCTGGTGCAGGAGGTGCAGGAGCCCGGGGAGCCGCTACGCGAAATGTATTGCTACTTCAACAACGACATCGACGCCTCCGCCATCGGCAACGCCCGACAGCTACGGGCGCTGGTGGGGCAGTAG
- a CDS encoding DUF2243 domain-containing protein, which translates to MTNTASEPLHRGPLLAAGILLGAGLGGFVDGIVLHQILQWHNMLSNQLPPDNLINAKVNMYWDGVFHAAVWVMTAVGLRLLWAAGCRADVPWSGRTLVGSLLLGWGLFNVVEGIIDHTLLGLHHVNEYAADKLPWDMAFLGFGVLLLLAGYLLVRAGRHDTAVRGGSRS; encoded by the coding sequence ATGACTAACACAGCCTCAGAACCATTGCACCGGGGGCCACTCCTGGCAGCTGGTATCCTGCTTGGGGCGGGCCTGGGCGGCTTCGTGGATGGCATTGTGCTGCACCAGATTCTGCAGTGGCATAACATGCTTTCCAACCAGCTCCCGCCCGACAACCTGATTAATGCCAAGGTGAATATGTACTGGGACGGGGTGTTTCATGCGGCCGTGTGGGTAATGACGGCCGTGGGGCTGCGCCTGCTGTGGGCAGCCGGCTGCCGGGCCGATGTGCCGTGGTCGGGCCGCACGCTGGTGGGCAGTTTGCTCCTGGGCTGGGGCCTTTTCAACGTAGTCGAGGGCATTATCGACCATACCCTGCTGGGCTTGCACCACGTGAACGAGTACGCCGCTGATAAGCTGCCCTGGGATATGGCCTTCCTGGGGTTTGGGGTGCTGCTGCTGCTGGCCGGCTACTTGTTAGTGCGGGCCGGTCGCCATGACACGGCGGTGCGCGGCGGCTCACGGTCCTAA
- the clpB gene encoding ATP-dependent chaperone ClpB, whose protein sequence is MNFNNFTIKAQEAVQKATEIAGGHQQQAIETGHLLKALFQVDENVTGFLAKKLGANLNILTPRLDAQVEAYPKVSGGSPYLANEAANAVQRANNFLKEFGDEYVAVEHLLLALVDGRDATATLLKDTGFNTKDLKAAIKELRGGRKVTSQSAEDQYQSLNRYARNLNEQVRTGKMDPVIGRDEEIRRVLQILSRRTKNNPVLLGEPGVGKTAIVEGLAQRIVAGDVPENLREKVIMSLDMGLLIAGAKYKGEFEERLKSVIKEVTDSEGQIILFIDEMHTLIGAGAGGDGAMDAANLLKPALARGELHAIGATTLKEYQKYIEKDKALERRFQAVMVDEPTIEDAISIMRGIKEKYELHHGVRITDDAVIAAVELSSRYITDRFLPDKAIDLMDEAAAKLRIELNSMPVELDEVQRRIMQLEIEREAIRREDNKDREAVLNRELAELSEKRDSLKARWQGEKDVLTNIQTVKESIERFKVEAEQAERQGDYGRVAELRYGKIQEAEAKLKTLQEQANANKDGGSMLQEVVTHEDIAEVVAKWTGIPVSKMLQSDREKLLNLEAELGKRVAGQSEAIAAISDAVRRSRAGLQDPKRPIGSFIFLGTTGVGKTELAKALAEYLFNDENSMVRIDMSEYQERHATSRLIGAPPGYVGYDEGGQLTEAVRRKPYSVILLDEIEKAHPDVFNILLQVLDDGRLTDNKGRVANFKNTIIIMTSNTGADIIQRNFKELNEYNHDEVVDRTREEVVERLKQHMRPEFLNRIDEIVMFQPLKRKEIRRIVDIQFRQIQQRLEEAGIRLEATTEVLDFLGEQGFDPQFGARPLKRVLQRVILNELSKEILSGKVSKDAVVEAVLEDGQVHFNNVDVEIPGV, encoded by the coding sequence ATGAACTTCAATAACTTCACCATCAAGGCCCAGGAGGCCGTGCAGAAGGCCACCGAAATTGCCGGCGGCCATCAGCAGCAGGCCATCGAAACGGGCCACCTCCTGAAAGCCCTCTTTCAGGTGGATGAAAACGTGACCGGCTTCCTCGCCAAGAAGCTCGGCGCCAACCTCAATATCCTCACCCCCCGCCTCGATGCCCAGGTAGAGGCCTACCCCAAGGTAAGCGGCGGCTCCCCCTACCTCGCCAACGAGGCCGCCAACGCCGTGCAGCGCGCCAACAACTTCCTCAAGGAGTTCGGCGACGAGTACGTAGCCGTGGAGCACCTGCTGCTGGCCCTCGTCGATGGCCGCGACGCCACGGCCACCCTGCTCAAGGACACGGGCTTCAATACCAAAGACCTGAAAGCCGCCATCAAAGAGCTGCGGGGCGGCCGCAAAGTCACCTCGCAGTCGGCCGAGGACCAGTACCAGAGCCTGAACCGCTACGCCCGCAACCTCAACGAGCAAGTGCGCACCGGCAAGATGGACCCCGTCATTGGCCGCGACGAGGAAATCCGCCGCGTGCTCCAGATTCTCTCCCGCCGCACCAAGAACAACCCCGTGCTGCTCGGGGAGCCCGGCGTGGGCAAAACCGCCATTGTGGAGGGCCTGGCCCAGCGCATCGTGGCCGGCGACGTGCCCGAAAACCTCCGCGAGAAAGTCATCATGTCGCTTGATATGGGTCTGCTCATTGCCGGGGCCAAGTACAAGGGCGAGTTCGAGGAGCGCCTCAAGTCCGTCATCAAGGAAGTCACCGACTCCGAAGGCCAGATCATCCTGTTCATCGATGAGATGCACACCCTGATCGGGGCCGGCGCGGGCGGCGACGGCGCCATGGACGCGGCCAACCTGCTCAAGCCCGCCCTGGCCCGCGGCGAGCTGCACGCCATCGGGGCCACCACCCTCAAGGAGTACCAGAAGTACATTGAGAAGGACAAGGCCCTGGAGCGCCGCTTCCAGGCCGTGATGGTAGATGAGCCCACCATTGAGGACGCCATCAGCATCATGCGCGGCATCAAGGAGAAGTACGAGCTGCACCACGGCGTGCGCATCACCGACGACGCCGTCATTGCCGCCGTGGAGCTGTCGAGCCGCTACATCACCGACCGTTTCCTGCCCGACAAGGCCATCGACCTGATGGACGAGGCGGCGGCCAAGCTGCGCATCGAGCTGAACTCCATGCCCGTGGAGCTCGACGAGGTGCAGCGCCGCATCATGCAGCTGGAAATTGAGCGCGAAGCCATCCGCCGCGAAGACAACAAGGACCGCGAGGCCGTGCTGAACCGGGAGCTGGCCGAGCTGTCGGAAAAGCGCGACTCGCTGAAAGCCCGCTGGCAGGGCGAAAAAGACGTGCTGACCAACATTCAGACCGTCAAGGAATCCATTGAACGCTTCAAGGTGGAAGCCGAGCAGGCCGAGCGGCAGGGCGACTATGGCCGCGTGGCCGAGCTGCGCTACGGCAAGATTCAGGAAGCCGAAGCCAAGCTCAAAACCCTGCAGGAACAAGCCAACGCCAACAAGGACGGTGGCTCCATGCTCCAGGAAGTGGTAACCCACGAGGACATTGCCGAGGTAGTAGCCAAGTGGACCGGCATTCCGGTGAGCAAGATGCTGCAGTCGGACCGCGAGAAGCTGCTCAACCTCGAAGCCGAGCTGGGCAAGCGCGTGGCCGGGCAGTCGGAAGCCATTGCGGCTATTTCGGACGCCGTGCGCCGCTCCCGCGCCGGTTTGCAGGACCCCAAGCGCCCCATCGGCTCATTTATCTTCCTCGGCACCACCGGGGTGGGGAAAACCGAGCTGGCCAAGGCCCTGGCCGAGTACCTGTTCAACGACGAGAACAGCATGGTGCGCATCGACATGAGCGAGTACCAGGAGCGCCACGCCACCTCGCGCCTGATCGGGGCGCCTCCCGGCTACGTGGGCTACGACGAGGGCGGGCAGCTCACGGAGGCCGTGCGCCGCAAGCCCTACTCGGTTATCCTGCTCGACGAAATCGAAAAGGCCCACCCCGACGTGTTCAACATCCTGCTGCAGGTGCTCGACGACGGCCGCCTCACCGACAACAAGGGTCGGGTGGCCAACTTCAAGAACACCATCATCATCATGACCTCGAACACGGGCGCCGACATCATTCAGCGCAATTTCAAGGAGCTGAACGAGTATAACCATGATGAGGTGGTGGACCGCACCCGCGAGGAAGTGGTGGAGCGCCTCAAGCAGCACATGCGCCCCGAGTTCCTGAACCGCATCGACGAAATCGTGATGTTCCAGCCGCTCAAGCGCAAGGAAATCCGCCGCATCGTTGACATCCAGTTCCGGCAGATTCAGCAGCGCCTGGAAGAAGCCGGCATCCGCCTGGAAGCCACCACCGAAGTGCTCGACTTCCTCGGCGAGCAGGGCTTCGACCCGCAGTTCGGCGCCCGCCCGCTCAAGCGCGTCCTGCAGCGGGTAATCCTGAATGAGTTGTCGAAGGAAATCCTGAGCGGCAAAGTCTCGAAGGACGCCGTAGTGGAAGCCGTGCTCGAAGACGGGCAAGTACATTTCAACAACGTGGACGTGGAAATCCCCGGCGTGTAA
- a CDS encoding HupE/UreJ family protein, with amino-acid sequence MASTFQTYLQLGFFHIFNLQAYDHLVFLLALCAPYVLQDWRRVVALVTSFTLGHSPHPGPGHAERGAVLAPGY; translated from the coding sequence ATGGCCTCCACGTTTCAGACTTACCTCCAGCTCGGCTTCTTCCACATCTTCAACCTGCAGGCCTACGACCACCTCGTGTTTCTGCTGGCGCTATGTGCGCCCTACGTGCTGCAGGACTGGCGCCGCGTGGTGGCGCTGGTTACCAGCTTCACCCTCGGCCACTCCCCTCACCCTGGCCCTGGCCACGCTGAGCGTGGTGCAGTACTCGCCCCAGGTTATTGA
- a CDS encoding M1 family metallopeptidase yields MLKHLLRSAALAALAAGPLAAQTTNSGTDKFAQLGQELPTPNTYRTASGAPGSQYWQQRADYNIQVKLDDEKQAITGSEDITYTNLSPDVLTYLWVQLDQNIMDKTSITQATEVGELSDRMSFRGLEYLMNSDFEGGFKISEVKLKGGKALPHVINHTMMRIDLPTPLRPKQAVTFSIKWSYNINDQLKINQRSGYEYFPEDKNYLYEIAQFYPRMAVYSDFQGWQHKQFLGTGEFALPFGDYRVSITAPADHVVGATGVLQNPNEVLSAAQRQRLEKAKNTKTPVLIVSQQEAEAAEQKRAKGTKTWTYAAKNVRDFAWASSRKFIWDAMQIKQAGKPVMCMSYYPKEGNPLWGQYSTEVVAHTIKTYSKFTIDYEYPVAISVHGPVGGMEYPMICFNGGRPEKDGTYSAERKYGMISVIIHEVGHNFFPMIINSDERQWSWLDEGLNTFVQFLTEQEWERNYPSRRGEPKLIVDYMRTGKNVQTPIMTNSESVLQFGPNAYAKPATGLNILRETILGRQLFDYAFKEYARRWAYKHPEPADFFRTMEDASGTDLDWFWRGWFYTTDHTDLAIEGVKWYTVDSKNPEIENARKREQLNAAPKTLSQQRNLQDIKRTLVDDKPQLKDFYNAYDPLAATEADKKRYQDYVAKLTPEQQKRLSSGLHFYEVSLKNLGGLTMPVVVQMTYEDGKQEVVNIPAEIWRKNNAQVTKVFITEKPVVSFVLDPFLETADTDLSNNAYPNRAAPSRFELFEQQQRAQPNPMQQTSQQKPAGTTGTGGN; encoded by the coding sequence ATGCTAAAACATCTTTTACGCTCGGCCGCTCTGGCCGCGCTGGCCGCCGGCCCCCTGGCGGCCCAAACTACCAACTCCGGCACCGATAAGTTTGCCCAGCTGGGCCAGGAGCTGCCCACGCCCAACACCTACCGTACCGCCTCGGGGGCGCCCGGCAGCCAGTACTGGCAGCAGCGCGCCGACTACAACATCCAGGTAAAGCTCGACGACGAGAAGCAGGCCATTACCGGATCGGAGGACATTACCTACACCAACCTCTCGCCCGACGTACTCACTTACCTGTGGGTGCAGCTCGACCAGAACATCATGGACAAAACGTCCATCACCCAGGCCACGGAGGTGGGCGAGTTGTCGGACCGCATGTCGTTTCGGGGGCTGGAATACCTGATGAACTCGGACTTTGAGGGCGGCTTCAAGATTTCGGAGGTGAAGCTGAAAGGCGGCAAGGCCCTGCCCCACGTCATCAACCACACCATGATGCGCATCGACCTGCCCACGCCCCTGCGGCCCAAGCAAGCCGTGACGTTCAGCATCAAGTGGAGCTACAACATCAACGACCAGCTGAAAATAAACCAGCGCAGCGGCTACGAGTATTTCCCCGAGGACAAGAACTACCTCTACGAAATTGCCCAGTTCTACCCGCGCATGGCCGTGTACTCCGATTTCCAGGGCTGGCAGCACAAGCAGTTTCTGGGCACCGGAGAGTTTGCCCTGCCCTTCGGCGACTACCGCGTGAGCATCACCGCCCCCGCCGACCACGTGGTGGGCGCTACCGGCGTGCTGCAGAACCCCAACGAAGTGCTGAGCGCCGCCCAGCGCCAGCGCCTCGAAAAAGCCAAGAACACCAAAACCCCGGTGCTCATCGTGAGCCAGCAGGAAGCCGAAGCCGCCGAGCAGAAGCGCGCCAAAGGCACCAAAACCTGGACCTACGCCGCCAAAAACGTGCGCGATTTTGCCTGGGCTTCTTCACGCAAGTTTATCTGGGACGCCATGCAGATCAAGCAGGCGGGCAAGCCGGTGATGTGCATGAGCTACTATCCCAAGGAAGGCAACCCGCTGTGGGGCCAGTACTCCACCGAAGTGGTGGCGCACACCATCAAAACCTACTCCAAGTTCACCATCGACTACGAATACCCGGTGGCTATTTCGGTGCACGGGCCGGTGGGCGGCATGGAGTATCCCATGATTTGCTTTAATGGCGGCCGCCCCGAGAAGGACGGCACCTACTCGGCCGAGCGGAAGTACGGCATGATTTCGGTGATTATTCACGAAGTAGGCCACAACTTCTTTCCCATGATCATCAACTCCGACGAGCGGCAGTGGTCGTGGCTGGATGAGGGCCTGAACACCTTTGTGCAGTTCCTGACCGAGCAGGAATGGGAGCGGAACTACCCCTCCCGCCGCGGCGAGCCGAAGCTGATTGTGGACTACATGCGCACCGGCAAAAATGTGCAGACGCCCATCATGACGAACTCGGAATCGGTGCTGCAGTTTGGGCCCAATGCCTACGCCAAGCCCGCCACCGGCCTCAACATCCTGCGCGAAACCATCCTGGGCCGTCAGCTCTTCGACTATGCCTTCAAGGAATACGCGCGTCGCTGGGCCTACAAGCACCCTGAGCCTGCCGACTTCTTCCGCACCATGGAAGACGCCTCCGGCACCGACCTCGACTGGTTCTGGCGCGGCTGGTTCTACACCACCGACCACACCGACCTGGCTATTGAGGGCGTGAAGTGGTACACCGTCGACTCGAAGAACCCCGAAATCGAGAATGCCCGCAAGCGGGAGCAACTGAACGCCGCGCCCAAAACGCTTTCCCAGCAGCGCAACCTGCAGGACATCAAGCGCACGTTGGTGGATGACAAGCCCCAGCTCAAGGACTTCTACAACGCCTACGACCCGCTGGCCGCCACCGAGGCCGACAAAAAGCGCTACCAGGACTACGTGGCCAAGCTCACGCCCGAGCAGCAAAAGCGCCTGAGCAGCGGCCTGCACTTCTACGAGGTGAGCCTGAAAAACCTGGGTGGCCTCACCATGCCCGTGGTGGTGCAGATGACCTACGAGGACGGCAAGCAGGAAGTGGTGAACATTCCGGCCGAAATCTGGCGCAAGAACAACGCGCAGGTAACCAAGGTGTTCATCACCGAAAAGCCCGTGGTAAGCTTCGTGCTGGACCCCTTCCTGGAAACCGCCGACACGGACCTGAGCAACAACGCCTACCCGAACCGGGCCGCGCCCTCGCGCTTCGAACTGTTTGAGCAGCAGCAGCGCGCCCAGCCCAATCCCATGCAGCAGACTTCGCAGCAGAAGCCGGCTGGCACCACCGGCACGGGCGGCAACTAA
- a CDS encoding IS5 family transposase, producing MCWPRCKPPRACTGCWSIPPPCGRTRWRPGPKKDSPCGQALGRSRGGFTTKLHLSCDAYGRVCALALTGGQAGDCPQAPGLLRGHLRPGQAVLADRAYDAGYVRAQIQQAGATAVIPSKKNRIVCLEHDAEIYKERNRIERAINGLKRFRAVATRFDKRAANYFATCCLIAALTWL from the coding sequence ATGTGCTGGCCCAGGTGCAAACCGCCACGGGCTTGCACCGGCTGCTGGTCGATTCCACCGCCGTGCGGGCGCACCAGGTGGCGGCCGGGGCCAAAAAAAGACAGCCCCTGCGGGCAGGCCCTCGGCCGCAGCCGCGGCGGCTTCACCACCAAACTCCACCTGAGCTGCGACGCCTACGGCCGCGTGTGCGCCTTGGCCCTGACCGGCGGCCAAGCCGGCGACTGCCCGCAAGCGCCGGGCCTGCTGCGGGGCCACCTGCGCCCGGGCCAAGCCGTGCTGGCCGACAGGGCCTACGATGCCGGCTACGTACGGGCCCAAATCCAGCAAGCCGGAGCCACGGCCGTGATTCCAAGCAAGAAAAATCGAATTGTGTGCCTGGAACATGACGCTGAAATCTATAAAGAGCGAAACCGCATCGAACGCGCCATCAACGGCTTGAAACGCTTTCGGGCCGTGGCCACCCGCTTTGACAAGCGCGCGGCCAACTACTTTGCCACCTGCTGCCTCATTGCCGCCTTGACGTGGCTCTGA
- a CDS encoding HupE/UreJ family protein has protein sequence MVQYSPQVIEVLIPVTIVLTCLLNLTRAGRPTARPVLRPAPEPVVLAWPNLLAAVFGLIHGLGFSSYLRELLGHQSRPVLELLAFNVGVELGQLLIVALILLLGALLLRGLGVARRDWLLVVSGAALGIALVLLVK, from the coding sequence GTGGTGCAGTACTCGCCCCAGGTTATTGAGGTGCTGATTCCGGTGACGATAGTGCTGACGTGCCTGCTGAACCTGACCCGCGCCGGCCGCCCTACTGCCCGGCCGGTGTTGCGCCCGGCGCCGGAGCCGGTGGTGCTGGCCTGGCCCAACCTGCTGGCCGCCGTGTTCGGGCTGATTCACGGCCTTGGGTTTTCCAGCTACCTGCGCGAGCTGCTGGGCCACCAGAGCCGCCCGGTGCTGGAACTGCTGGCGTTCAATGTGGGCGTGGAACTGGGCCAGCTGCTGATCGTAGCGCTGATTCTGCTGCTCGGGGCCCTGCTGCTGCGCGGCCTCGGCGTAGCCCGCCGCGACTGGCTCCTGGTCGTCAGCGGCGCCGCCCTGGGCATCGCGCTGGTGCTCCTGGTGAAATAG
- the bla gene encoding subclass B1 metallo-beta-lactamase gives MKFLLALSLLAAVATNSKFPSSEPGPNKVVYQSADLTITQVAPNSYVHTSFLQTETFGKVPCNGLVVKSGAETVVFDTPTGDKESGELIAWITQELHCKVKAVVPTHFHEDCVGGLPEFQRHNIPSYAHKKTIEYARQHKFNVPQHGFARRLTLRVGTTKVYTTFFGEGHTRDNLVGYFPADEVLFGGCLIKELQAGKGNLADANVPAWPATVARVKQAYPALQVVVPGHGAVGGPSLLDYTIQLFQQP, from the coding sequence ATGAAATTCCTGCTTGCCCTTTCCCTGCTGGCGGCCGTTGCCACGAACAGCAAATTCCCTAGTTCCGAGCCCGGCCCCAACAAAGTCGTGTACCAGTCGGCCGATTTAACCATCACCCAGGTGGCCCCGAACAGCTATGTGCACACCTCCTTTCTGCAGACCGAAACCTTCGGCAAGGTGCCCTGCAACGGCCTGGTGGTAAAAAGCGGCGCGGAAACCGTGGTGTTCGACACGCCCACCGGCGACAAAGAATCCGGGGAGCTGATTGCCTGGATAACCCAGGAGCTTCATTGTAAGGTGAAAGCGGTTGTTCCGACGCACTTCCACGAAGACTGCGTGGGCGGGCTGCCGGAATTCCAACGTCATAACATTCCGTCCTACGCCCACAAAAAGACCATTGAGTACGCCCGGCAGCACAAGTTCAACGTGCCCCAGCATGGGTTTGCCCGCCGCCTCACCCTGCGCGTGGGCACCACCAAGGTGTACACTACCTTTTTTGGGGAAGGCCACACCCGCGACAACTTGGTGGGCTACTTCCCCGCCGACGAAGTGCTGTTCGGGGGCTGCCTCATCAAGGAACTGCAGGCCGGCAAAGGCAACCTGGCCGATGCCAACGTGCCCGCCTGGCCCGCCACCGTAGCCCGGGTAAAGCAGGCCTACCCCGCCCTGCAGGTGGTGGTTCCCGGCCACGGCGCTGTGGGCGGCCCCAGCCTGCTCGACTACACCATCCAGCTGTTTCAGCAGCCCTGA
- a CDS encoding HEAT repeat domain-containing protein has translation MPTARVAALQALIFSDDDEAADDAFEELTALGGEEMFQFLLQLLETDKPLLRNSAASSLRDLADQRAVQPLLAAIQKPANHGRNGTLVYALATHDCRHLLKDLCLIVFYQGYEAKHMALDILEEQEFVYSEEDVKEIRRLWEQVRQKPDRALQEIGLNWIEEIIEEL, from the coding sequence ATGCCCACCGCACGCGTTGCCGCGCTTCAGGCGCTTATTTTCAGTGATGATGACGAGGCGGCGGACGACGCTTTTGAGGAGCTGACTGCGCTGGGCGGGGAAGAAATGTTCCAGTTCCTTCTGCAGCTGTTGGAAACAGATAAGCCTCTACTACGCAACAGCGCAGCCAGTAGCTTGCGGGACCTAGCCGACCAACGAGCCGTTCAACCGTTGCTGGCAGCCATTCAGAAGCCCGCCAACCACGGCCGCAATGGTACGTTGGTGTATGCGCTGGCTACTCACGACTGCCGCCACCTGCTGAAAGACTTATGCCTGATTGTCTTCTATCAGGGCTACGAAGCCAAGCACATGGCCCTCGATATTCTGGAGGAGCAGGAATTTGTGTACTCCGAAGAAGACGTAAAGGAAATCCGGCGGCTCTGGGAGCAGGTTCGCCAAAAGCCCGACCGCGCCCTACAGGAAATCGGCCTCAACTGGATAGAGGAAATAATAGAAGAACTGTAA